The following coding sequences are from one Tepidimicrobium xylanilyticum window:
- a CDS encoding RNA polymerase sigma factor — translation MIILLFGVMMDDKVDFINKIFSKMNVKMYNISLNILKDKFDAEEAVSQTFLKIIENIEKISTLPCSQIEPYCVVILKNETMNIIRKRKKIIYVENVDYIDRSEEDYNIEEEYLETVDKEQLLSCINKLSDDEKFFLHLRFVNEMRFKDISELLKITEEAAKKRSQRILEKLRLYCEEGGLNVSNI, via the coding sequence TTGATAATTTTACTATTTGGTGTCATGATGGATGACAAAGTAGATTTTATAAACAAGATTTTTTCAAAAATGAACGTCAAAATGTATAATATTTCTCTTAATATATTAAAGGATAAATTTGATGCAGAAGAAGCTGTCTCACAAACTTTTTTGAAGATTATAGAGAATATAGAAAAAATATCTACTTTACCATGTTCTCAAATCGAGCCATACTGTGTAGTAATACTAAAGAATGAAACAATGAATATTATAAGAAAGCGAAAAAAGATTATATATGTAGAGAATGTAGACTATATTGACCGTAGCGAAGAGGATTATAATATTGAAGAAGAGTATTTAGAAACAGTAGATAAAGAACAACTACTTTCATGTATTAATAAACTTTCAGATGATGAAAAATTTTTTCTTCATCTGCGCTTTGTCAATGAGATGAGATTTAAAGATATTTCAGAACTTTTAAAAATTACTGAAGAAGCTGCAAAAAAGCGTAGTCAACGAATTTTAGAAAAATTACGTCTATATTGTGAAGAAGGTGGGTTGAATGTCTCAAATATCTAA